In Arthrobacter sp. StoSoilB5, one genomic interval encodes:
- a CDS encoding cytochrome b/b6 domain-containing protein has product MSVSSKSSRITSNRWFKPAVVTAVALVVALVLVLVAQWLRSLQPVQQFLVDYPGHAAIPEGTPTGFPAWLGWQHFLNMFFLVLIIRSGWQVRTTTRPAANWTRNNKGFIKTKNPPTKISLDLWFHLTLDALWVLNGIIFIVLLFATGQWLRIVPTSWDVIPNALSAALQYASLNWPVENGWNNYNSLQLLTYFATVFIAAPLAIISGLRTSNAWPKKAAINKFYPIELARKIHFPVMIYFVAFVIVHVTLVLATGALNNLNHMYASNNDYSWWGFGIFAASIVFTAAAWFLARPLFLRPIASLMGKVSR; this is encoded by the coding sequence ATGTCCGTTTCAAGCAAGTCGTCCAGGATCACGTCGAACAGGTGGTTCAAGCCCGCTGTCGTTACCGCCGTGGCATTGGTGGTGGCGCTTGTTTTGGTGCTCGTCGCGCAGTGGCTCAGGTCCTTGCAGCCTGTGCAGCAGTTCCTTGTGGACTACCCCGGACATGCCGCCATTCCCGAAGGAACCCCCACGGGTTTCCCTGCCTGGCTCGGCTGGCAACACTTCCTCAACATGTTCTTCCTTGTCTTGATCATCCGATCCGGCTGGCAGGTCCGGACAACCACGCGTCCCGCCGCGAACTGGACCCGGAACAACAAAGGCTTCATCAAGACCAAGAACCCGCCCACAAAGATCAGCCTTGATCTCTGGTTCCACCTCACTTTGGATGCCCTTTGGGTCCTGAACGGCATCATTTTCATCGTCCTGCTGTTCGCAACCGGCCAATGGCTTCGGATCGTCCCCACCAGTTGGGATGTCATCCCGAACGCCCTTTCCGCCGCCTTGCAGTACGCCTCGCTGAATTGGCCCGTTGAAAATGGCTGGAACAACTACAACAGCCTGCAGTTGCTGACCTACTTCGCAACGGTATTCATTGCCGCCCCGCTGGCCATCATCTCCGGCCTGCGCACATCCAACGCCTGGCCCAAGAAAGCTGCGATCAACAAGTTCTACCCGATCGAGCTCGCCCGCAAGATCCACTTCCCGGTGATGATCTACTTCGTGGCGTTCGTGATCGTCCACGTGACCCTGGTGCTGGCTACCGGTGCGCTGAACAACCTGAATCACATGTACGCCTCCAACAACGATTACAGCTGGTGGGGCTTCGGGATCTTCGCCGCCTCAATCGTCTTTACTGCGGCCGCTTGGTTCCTGGCCCGCCCGCTGTTCCTGCGCCCGATAGCCTCGCTCATGGGCAAGGTCTCGCGCTAG
- a CDS encoding hydroxymethylpyrimidine/phosphomethylpyrimidine kinase produces the protein MEGMTSAVAPAIALTIAGSEATGGAGAQADLKTFQELGVFGIANLTCIVSFDPQDNWNHRFVPVDQQVIADQLEATTAAYGAASGAPSVLDTVKIGMLGSPATISTVEQALAGAYFTHVVLDPVLICKGQEPGHALDTDQALKSQILPLATFVTPNHFEAESLSGLQITDEESLKAAAIRIHEISGAAVLAKGGVRLEGPDAVDVYYDGETLEVLRAPKVGEVPVSGAGCSLAAAVTAELAKGATPLEAARTAKTFVTAGIANRVASGAPFDALWQGGSR, from the coding sequence ATGGAAGGCATGACTTCAGCCGTTGCCCCTGCCATTGCACTGACCATCGCCGGCTCCGAAGCGACCGGCGGCGCCGGCGCGCAGGCCGACCTCAAGACTTTCCAGGAACTGGGAGTGTTCGGCATCGCGAACCTCACGTGCATTGTTTCCTTTGATCCCCAAGACAACTGGAACCACCGTTTTGTCCCTGTTGACCAGCAAGTGATCGCTGACCAATTGGAAGCGACGACGGCGGCATACGGCGCCGCTTCCGGCGCGCCTTCGGTTCTGGATACGGTGAAGATCGGCATGCTCGGGAGCCCTGCAACCATCAGCACTGTTGAGCAGGCGTTGGCTGGCGCTTATTTCACCCACGTGGTGCTGGACCCGGTCCTGATCTGCAAAGGACAGGAGCCTGGCCACGCTTTGGACACGGACCAGGCGCTCAAGAGCCAGATCCTTCCATTGGCGACGTTCGTGACACCCAACCATTTCGAGGCCGAGTCGCTCTCCGGTCTTCAGATCACGGATGAGGAAAGCCTCAAGGCCGCTGCGATCCGGATCCACGAAATCAGTGGCGCAGCAGTTCTGGCCAAAGGCGGGGTCCGACTGGAAGGCCCGGACGCCGTCGACGTTTACTACGACGGCGAAACGCTGGAAGTCCTGCGCGCTCCGAAGGTGGGCGAAGTTCCTGTGTCCGGCGCCGGCTGCTCACTGGCCGCAGCTGTGACCGCCGAACTGGCCAAGGGTGCCACGCCGTTGGAAGCCGCCCGCACCGCAAAGACGTTCGTGACGGCCGGTATCGCGAACCGTGTGGCTTCGGGTGCTCCGTTTGATGCCCTGTGGCAGGGCGGGTCCCGCTAG